In a single window of the Streptomyces brevispora genome:
- a CDS encoding antitoxin, translating to MPKTQLNVRVDEATAEAARQRALQRGMSVNRYIEELVRQDAGEVGHTFVEAAADFMKQYESVFAEEFGPERKGTR from the coding sequence GTGCCCAAGACTCAGCTGAACGTTCGAGTGGACGAGGCCACCGCCGAGGCCGCGCGACAGCGCGCGCTCCAGAGGGGGATGAGCGTGAACCGCTACATAGAGGAGCTTGTCAGACAGGATGCGGGCGAGGTCGGACACACCTTCGTCGAAGCAGCCGCCGACTTCATGAAGCAGTACGAATCGGTGTTCGCCGAGGAGTTCGGCCCGGAGCGCAAAGGCACCCGTTGA